The genomic stretch ACAAACTCAACattcaaaaatctttcaaaaccaCCATTCAACCCCTCCTTCCACTCTTTCATTCCCGTCGCACATGACCTTAATAAAAGTACTCATCATCGCTCTCTCACTTATGGTAAATCATTATATGCTGCTTCAACTTCTTATTACCATTTTCGAACACAAAAAACTTTACAACTATACCGGAGTTAAGAATAGATGAATGGTTAAAGATGATGATTGCATAGAGGCACGCTTTCAATAAGGTGGTTATAATTTTTCAACGAACAAATAATGTTTTTACAAGTATATGTAAAAGAATTCCCGAGTGTGACTCAGAATGACAATTATATAAAGAATATGGTTAAAAATGATAGAATccgtatatatttaaataataataataaccattcATTTGTAGTCATTAATAATGTACTCTTAGCTGCTCATCACCAcctcttattttttttctatacTTCCGCTCTCAACCTCCATCCATGGCTACATCAATTTCTACCTCCACAACGACTGAATCAACCCCTTCACCCTTGACCGACTCATCTGTCCCCTCGACACCATCATCGAAAATTCAGTTGGCCTTCGCCATCGACAATGTGAAATCTATAATTCTGGTAACCTTGGATAACAATTCAAGTCTCTACCTCTCTTGGTCAGCCCTTTTCAAAGTTCAAGCACGCATCCATAACGTGCATGATCACATCGTTCCTCCGACCGATGCGAAGGCTCTACAAATCGTCGCTAAAGCCAAAACCAACGATCTTGATCTTTGGAATAGGTTCAATCCGTTCTTACTTCAATGGATGTATGCCACTGTATCACAAGACATTCTTAACTCAATTCTCGTAATTGATGACTCGGCTGAAGAATGTTGGAATCGAATTGCTTCATTGTTTCACAACAACAAACACTCGAGGGTTGTCCACCTCGAAAATCGATTCACCAACACCAGTTTTGAAGATATCACGTCCACCAAAGCCTATTGCACTCACCTCAAACTTTTAGCTGATTATTTAGCAAACGTTGATTCTCCCATCACTAACACTCGATTGGTCCTGAAAACTAAAGCAAAAATGAGCGGAAACCTAAGGAAACCAAGGCCCAAACGAAAGATTGTATGGATATCCTCAGTCTTATAGTCACCCAAggcccaaagaaaagaaagagaagaaaactaAAGCAAATAATGAGTGAAACCCCAAGAAAACGGTCACTTGTCATATAGCTCATACATCTCTGAAAGTTTCCTCAAGagaaaattgatatttttatatTGGATGTTCAGGGCACGTGACTGGTGAAAAGAGTTATTTTAAAGAGTTGAAGCCCTATTCTAACAATTATGTCATCTTTGGTGATAGAGCTAGAGGAAGAATTAAGGGAACATGCAAACTGGTTAGTCCATGTGTTCCTTGTCTTGAAAATGTGATGTTAGTATAAGGTTTAAATGCTAACTTGTTCAGCTTAAGTCAACAGTGTGATCAAGGTCTATATGTTAGCTATAACAAGCCTTGATGTATTGTCTCTAGTAAAGATCAAGAGGTGCTAATGAAAGGTTCAATATCCAAAGACAAATGTTATATGTGAATGAGATATTGGATGAAAGTGATGATTCTTCTGAAGATCTAAGAAATGAGAATCCTCAAAATGAAAAGGATGACTTTCTAAGTAAAAAGACTGAAGAAGACAATGAGGATGTTGATATTCTCATTGTCAACATCAtgacaaagattattgaagagaaGGTTGCTCAAAAATCATCTCTGACAGTTTTGAAAAGCCTTGTCAAGTCTATGACTGATGAAGCTAAAGGTAAACAGCATAAAATTGATATTCCAAGGTCTAAAATGAAGTATGTTGAGAATGTGAAGTAGAAATATCCTCAAAGGACCCCTATGAGTAAGAAAAAGAAAGGTTGAAGAGAAAACTGCTAAAAAGAAATAAGAGAAAGCTTGTTCTACCTAGTGACTCAAAGATAGATGTTGAAGCAAATGTCCTAGACAGTATGCCCTCTACCAGAAGAAAAATTGGAGGAAAAAGAGTTCCAGTCAACATTCCTGCTGCCCCCTTGGACAATGTGTCTTTTCACTCAGAAGTTAGTGTGCAAAAGGGGAAGTATGTGATTTAGAGAAGAATTGCCCATGAAATAAAGTTGAGCAAAGATGATTTTGAATGTCATGAGATCATGGATCTGTTAAGGGATGCTTGACTAATGAAGACTGTTTCAAACATTGGACCATGCTATGAGAAACTAGTCAAGGAGTTCATTGTTAACATGTCCAATGAATGTAATATTGAGGGTAGCAAAAAACTCAAGAAGGTGTATGTGAGAGGTTTTTATGTGAAGTTCTCTCCTGAGAGAATAAATAAGTGCTTAGGCAAAAACAAGACTCCAAAGGCTGATGAGGTACCCTCAGTAGACAAGATAGATAGAACAATAACTATAGGGCAAGTCAAACAATGGCCAAAGAAAGGATTAATATCATCAGGCAGTCTAAGTGTAAAGTATGCTATACTGAACAAAATATGTGCAGCCAATTGAGCACCCACTAATCATAGTTCAGGCATCACTTCTATCTTGGCCAAATTGATCTTTCAAATTGGAACCAAGTCTAAATTGTACTTTAGAGAGTATGTGTTCTACCATACCATGAAACATGTTGACTCCGATGCTGTAAAGCTTCCAATAGCTTTTCCTTGCTTAATTACTGGGATCACCTTGAACCAACATTCCAATATTGTGCATGCTAGAGAGATAAAGAACAAGAAGCCAAGACCACTGACTTTTGACTACATGTTTTTTATTGAGACACATGTCCCAGACATTTTGATACCCTACCATCAAAGTTAAGCTGCTGGTGGGAGTTCCTCTCCAATCTCCAAAATCACCAGAAATAATGTGCTACTTGAGTTAATGGAAGTGTCAAAAGTTATACAAGACACAATAACTGCAAGTATAATTAGGAAGAAGATAGATACACTAATCAACTTGATAAAATAGAAGGAGAAAGTTGTAGAAGAAGATGGTGCTGACAATGAAGAGGTAGAAAAGTCTGCTAGCAAGAGTGAGGATGAATAAATATCTAACAGTAAAGAGGGAGAAGAAGAGGGAGAAGAAGCTGATAGTGAATAGGAGGAGTCTGGAAGTGAAGTGGAGGAGGACTATCCTGAAGAATAAGTCCTTGGAAATTAAAATGTCTACCAAGATGTGTCGGACATGTGGTATGGCTGGCTACTGACTAACTGCTGACATATGTATGATTTGAATCACACATCCTTATAGCCTTGATTCAAGTATTATGACTTGTGATTCAAATAATAATCATTATATTGATACAAAATCAACTGTTAGGCTAAAAAAGGAAACACAAACATAAATACAACACCTAAGTCAATGAATCAAGAGGTTTATCAAAGGTACAAATATTTAAAAAGCTGAAGCAAACAAGTACGCATACAACACATTATTACAAATAAATTACAGGTTTCTCAAAGGTTACAGATTTAAATAGCCGAAGCAAACGAGTACGCGTAGAAcacattattttaaataaattacaaCAATAATGCAAATAAATTCGGAGGAGAACACAAACATGCAATAAAACATCaaaattaaaaagtaatttttttaaagagtTAAGACTTGCACAATTACATAtaaaagaaatatcacaatttAAAAGTGTTAATAATTCCTGGATTCAAGATTGTCAAAAGACTAAAACTAGAAAGTTACACAGCAATGGCAAAAGTTACACAGCAATGGCAAAAGTTACATAGCAATGACACTCACGCAGAAGTGCAAGATCACGTAAAATTAGTTTTATActacttttataaataaattaaaaaacttaaaTTTGCCTCACTAAAAAAAACCGAAAATTGTACACTTTTCACCATAAAGGAGCTAATTGACATGCTCTAACACAAAATACCTACAATGTCCTGAAACAATTTACTCAAGTGCAGCCcagcataaaaattaaaatacctAACCGTTGTGCTGGAAAACGAAATGGACACTTTCCAGCATAAAAAACCTAAGCATGTTTGAAGAAAAATAAGCTTTGGAAGCAGGTTTAGCTCATATATAAGATCCTTTATCCTACTACATGCCGATTATTCTAAAATTTAGAACATGGcacaatgattttcacaaatgaGTGGTGCAACACAAaatcaacaactcaacacaaacTCTTGAAAGCAACAGCAAAGAGAATTTTACAATTatataaccattttaaaacacTTGTTATCTAAGTCTTTTCCCTGCAATGTTGAAAGGTTTTAGCTTTTTTTCACTTCACAACCACCATGTATGTAAAACCAAACATAAATTGTGCACTAAAATAGTGTGTTTGTTTATGCTATTCCAACCATTTGTTGCAAACTAcattaaagaaagaaaaataaaactcttTTCAT from Vicia villosa cultivar HV-30 ecotype Madison, WI linkage group LG4, Vvil1.0, whole genome shotgun sequence encodes the following:
- the LOC131595817 gene encoding uncharacterized protein LOC131595817; this translates as MATSISTSTTTESTPSPLTDSSVPSTPSSKIQLAFAIDNVKSIILVTLDNNSSLYLSWSALFKVQARIHNVHDHIVPPTDAKALQIVAKAKTNDLDLWNRFNPFLLQWMYATVSQDILNSILVIDDSAEECWNRIASLFHNNKHSRVVHLENRFTNTSFEDITSTKAYCTHLKLLADYLANVDSPITNTRLVLKTKAKMSGNLRKPRPKRKIVWISSVL